The following are from one region of the Cloacibacterium normanense genome:
- a CDS encoding restriction endonuclease: MAYIQKILFGSPGTGKSHKVDKELIPQKLKITSSENKIKTVFHPEYTYGDFLGKLVPHTKDNGKVEYKFFEGHFLIALAKALKNIHEAYDKDGELTGEIQNVVLVIDEINRGNSAAIFGTVFQLLDREDDGWSSYDINITQLEFLKLLELIGVKFTYDNKGEIDEYKLRPHDGLKQLKSLQEKIPYLNFDLVNRKVKLPPNLSIIGTMNTSDNSIYFMDSAFKRRWDWEFIDINPPASNYFNDIDSQLRPIDRELWKKMVDTTNNFIKSHSDKIRRIEDKQIGYYFIKGDTIQHEAIRNKLMFFLWDSVFSNEKKPLLELLNSSPIRVNNPITKNELVTFGDFVRFYKEFNTAIVKKIAN, from the coding sequence ATGGCATATATTCAGAAAATTCTTTTCGGTAGTCCGGGAACAGGAAAAAGTCACAAAGTTGACAAAGAATTAATTCCGCAAAAACTAAAGATAACTTCATCGGAAAACAAAATCAAAACTGTTTTTCACCCTGAATATACATATGGTGACTTTTTAGGAAAATTAGTGCCACATACAAAAGACAATGGGAAAGTTGAATACAAATTTTTTGAGGGACATTTTTTAATTGCGTTAGCAAAAGCATTAAAGAACATTCACGAAGCATACGACAAAGACGGAGAACTAACAGGAGAAATTCAAAATGTTGTTTTAGTTATTGACGAGATTAACAGAGGAAATTCAGCTGCAATTTTTGGTACAGTTTTTCAATTATTAGACAGAGAAGATGATGGTTGGAGTAGCTACGATATAAATATTACTCAACTTGAGTTTCTAAAACTCTTAGAACTTATTGGCGTAAAATTTACTTACGACAATAAAGGTGAAATTGACGAATACAAATTACGACCTCACGATGGTTTGAAACAATTAAAGTCGCTACAAGAAAAAATACCTTATCTCAATTTTGACTTAGTAAATAGAAAGGTAAAACTTCCGCCAAACCTTTCAATAATTGGCACAATGAACACGTCAGACAATTCTATTTACTTTATGGATAGTGCATTCAAAAGACGTTGGGATTGGGAATTTATTGACATCAATCCGCCAGCTTCAAACTATTTTAATGACATAGACAGTCAATTACGACCTATTGACAGAGAACTTTGGAAAAAAATGGTTGATACAACCAATAATTTTATCAAAAGTCATTCAGACAAAATCAGAAGAATTGAGGATAAGCAAATAGGTTACTATTTCATAAAAGGTGACACAATCCAACACGAAGCCATAAGAAACAAACTAATGTTTTTCTTGTGGGATAGTGTGTTTTCAAATGAAAAGAAACCTCTTTTAGAATTATTAAATTCAAGTCCAATTAGAGTAAATAATCCGATTACGAAAAACGAACTTGTTACTTTCGGTGATTTTGTACGGTTTTACAAAGAGTTTAATACCGCAATCGTGAAAAAAATAGCTAACTGA
- a CDS encoding carboxypeptidase-like regulatory domain-containing protein — translation MKQTFGIFTILFYGILTAQTINGKIISKENNEPIPFARIGIENENFGAIADENGNYSIDLTNIDRNKNLTVQIGGFINFSQSIQNFIDGNHTISLNEKVVEIQEVVLNPKKYYEKNWGTNAKTKKVQFGFNPARSKEDKSKEFGVDFNNNKNIKLQKINLNIVDLKTDKPLLINFNIYSKKDGLPDISLLNENLTIELTKDKIKDGTFSFDVSDKNVWINKQDFFVTIQVMNGFDGWIYLSGAMFKNVYYRNFYGPWLKKTIAQPALNIDVKIEK, via the coding sequence ATGAAACAAACTTTTGGAATTTTCACAATATTATTTTACGGAATTCTTACTGCACAAACAATTAATGGAAAAATTATTTCAAAAGAAAATAACGAACCAATTCCATTCGCAAGAATTGGAATTGAAAATGAAAATTTTGGAGCAATTGCTGATGAAAATGGCAATTATTCAATTGATTTGACAAATATTGACCGAAACAAAAATTTAACCGTTCAAATTGGTGGTTTTATAAATTTTTCACAATCAATACAAAACTTCATAGATGGAAATCATACAATTTCTCTGAATGAAAAGGTTGTGGAAATTCAGGAAGTGGTTTTGAATCCCAAAAAATATTATGAAAAAAATTGGGGGACAAATGCAAAAACTAAAAAAGTTCAATTTGGCTTTAATCCAGCAAGAAGCAAAGAAGACAAATCAAAAGAATTTGGTGTAGATTTTAATAATAACAAAAATATAAAATTGCAAAAAATTAATCTAAATATTGTGGATTTGAAAACTGACAAACCACTTTTGATAAATTTCAATATTTATTCAAAAAAAGACGGACTTCCAGATATATCATTATTAAACGAAAATTTAACTATTGAATTAACAAAAGATAAAATAAAAGACGGAACATTTTCTTTTGATGTTAGTGATAAAAATGTTTGGATTAACAAACAGGATTTTTTTGTAACAATCCAAGTAATGAATGGATTCGATGGATGGATCTATTTGAGCGGAGCAATGTTTAAGAATGTTTATTATCGAAATTTTTATGGTCCTTGGTTGAAAAAAACTATTGCACAACCAGCGCTAAATATTGATGTGAAAATTGAAAAATAA
- a CDS encoding AAA family ATPase, with translation MSSTSINKKEIVDFLWEWTENKGTWAELLVSKIVTTEGELSQTDTKTIFDYFLQSISLLSGLPVITIAKPNYTPTNQEIELISLSDVSGVNRLAKNQTINFSPNLTVVFGENGTGKTGYGRILKTLGFSYDTYNNILSDISKTAVPQSAIINFKANSIAKTFNWNGKNTIQELENISVFNNNCVSISLNDRQLIVTPIGFHLFNLITTELNKLENLVNIEIAKYPTTLNWTNLLNNGTQQQVFISTLSNNSTEERLNQLSSFTNIQEKELQDSESELTNLNKTILQRDIQTITASISELTTIINKIQNIQKSLNQDEWNILSERNIKINELENQANKGIKEIAETHGIEFYQSIEFDNFIKSAEAYIKIIDKGNYPENGNNCVYCLQPLQNPATELLKNYRKLLNDETQENLSNLKQQKLDAINLISQIDTNFTLSQATFGFDNENKIIIQPSELIEFQNTLVKLKQVYISDTVTNETPFNLDYAKYIKFCTDKKTELSASLIQKNDLLSNISTKEIQLKAKIAELKDRKLLSTKINEIRTCILNHKTIATLNSNYNSFNTNSISRKTTEAREELIQQNFNTIFKKELKSFKKGHISIDLNFGTTRGNSKISHRINSHSLLEILSEGEQKAIALSEFLTELQLDNIKAPVIFDDPVNSLDHNIIDDVAKRLIKLSSERQVVVFTHSVLLFNSFLFFSKQPSYSSLQYKFHSSKNNYDETGFISDAEDLNKTTTYISKINTLINNTPKDRQEVDVAEDGYGFLRSAIELCVETEIFQGTIKRYQKNVALTSFMKVNGEKINKHKDKLNEVFERCCGFIKGHSNPEEIHNDPTLTDLKADFEEFKTIRDEFIKS, from the coding sequence ATGAGTTCGACCTCAATAAATAAAAAAGAAATTGTAGACTTCCTTTGGGAGTGGACTGAAAATAAAGGTACTTGGGCAGAATTATTGGTAAGCAAAATTGTTACGACAGAAGGTGAACTTTCTCAAACTGATACAAAAACAATTTTTGATTATTTTCTCCAATCAATAAGTTTATTAAGTGGTTTACCAGTGATTACAATTGCAAAACCTAATTATACACCAACTAATCAAGAAATTGAATTAATATCACTTTCAGATGTTTCAGGGGTTAATCGACTTGCAAAAAATCAAACTATAAATTTCAGTCCAAACTTAACTGTAGTATTTGGAGAAAATGGGACAGGAAAGACAGGATATGGTAGAATTTTAAAAACACTTGGATTTAGTTATGATACTTACAATAATATACTTTCTGACATTTCAAAAACAGCTGTCCCACAATCAGCTATAATAAATTTCAAAGCTAACTCAATAGCTAAAACATTTAATTGGAACGGAAAAAATACAATTCAAGAATTAGAAAATATTTCAGTTTTCAATAATAACTGTGTTTCAATTTCACTTAATGATAGACAATTAATTGTAACACCTATAGGATTTCATTTATTCAATTTAATCACTACAGAATTGAATAAACTTGAAAATCTAGTTAATATTGAGATTGCAAAATACCCAACTACTTTAAATTGGACAAACCTATTAAATAATGGAACCCAACAACAAGTATTTATATCAACATTATCAAATAATTCGACCGAAGAAAGATTAAATCAGCTTTCAAGTTTTACAAATATTCAAGAAAAAGAACTACAGGATTCAGAAAGTGAATTAACTAATTTAAACAAAACCATACTTCAAAGAGATATTCAAACCATAACTGCTTCAATCTCTGAATTAACAACGATAATTAATAAAATCCAAAATATCCAAAAGAGTTTAAACCAAGATGAATGGAATATATTAAGTGAAAGAAATATTAAAATAAATGAGCTTGAAAACCAAGCAAACAAAGGCATAAAAGAAATTGCAGAAACTCACGGTATAGAATTCTACCAATCAATAGAATTTGACAATTTTATTAAATCAGCTGAAGCATACATTAAAATAATTGACAAGGGAAACTATCCCGAAAATGGGAATAATTGTGTTTATTGCTTACAGCCACTTCAAAATCCTGCAACCGAATTATTAAAAAATTATAGAAAACTCTTAAACGACGAAACTCAAGAAAATTTAAGTAATCTAAAACAGCAAAAATTAGACGCAATAAATTTAATTTCTCAAATTGACACAAATTTTACATTAAGTCAAGCAACATTTGGTTTCGACAATGAAAATAAAATTATTATTCAACCTAGTGAATTAATTGAATTTCAGAATACATTAGTAAAACTAAAACAAGTTTATATATCTGACACAGTAACAAATGAAACACCTTTTAATTTAGACTACGCTAAATACATTAAATTTTGTACTGACAAGAAAACTGAATTAAGTGCTAGTTTAATTCAAAAAAATGATTTGCTTTCAAATATTTCAACAAAAGAAATACAACTAAAAGCGAAAATTGCGGAATTAAAAGACAGAAAATTATTAAGTACAAAAATAAATGAAATTAGAACCTGCATTTTAAACCATAAGACTATTGCAACCTTAAATTCAAACTATAATAGCTTCAATACAAATTCAATTAGCAGGAAAACAACAGAAGCAAGAGAAGAGTTAATTCAACAAAACTTTAATACAATTTTTAAAAAAGAATTAAAATCCTTTAAGAAAGGGCATATATCAATTGACTTGAACTTTGGAACAACAAGGGGTAATTCAAAAATTTCTCACAGAATAAATTCACACTCACTTTTAGAAATTTTAAGCGAAGGCGAACAAAAAGCAATAGCACTTTCAGAGTTTTTAACAGAATTACAACTAGACAATATCAAAGCACCTGTAATTTTTGACGACCCCGTTAATAGCTTAGACCATAACATTATTGATGATGTTGCCAAAAGACTTATTAAACTTTCTAGTGAAAGACAAGTGGTAGTATTTACACATAGTGTTTTATTATTTAATAGCTTCTTATTTTTTAGCAAACAACCAAGCTATAGTTCACTGCAATATAAATTTCATAGCTCAAAAAATAACTACGATGAAACAGGTTTTATTTCCGATGCTGAAGACTTAAATAAAACTACCACTTATATCTCAAAAATTAACACACTAATAAACAACACACCAAAAGACAGACAAGAAGTTGATGTTGCAGAAGACGGATATGGATTTTTGCGTTCAGCGATTGAACTTTGTGTTGAAACAGAAATATTTCAAGGGACAATTAAAAGGTATCAAAAAAATGTTGCTTTAACCTCATTTATGAAAGTGAATGGTGAAAAAATAAATAAACACAAAGACAAGTTAAATGAAGTATTTGAGAGATGCTGTGGTTTCATAAAAGGACATAGTAATCCAGAAGAAATTCATAATGACCCAACTTTGACAGACTTGAAAGCTGACTTCGAAGAATTCAAAACAATAAGAGATGAATTTATTAAATCCTAA
- a CDS encoding IS982 family transposase, whose protein sequence is MNNLIQNYNIILKELTNTCKHITTTKQIRLPKMSDLELVALNVTAEYMSINSELQLFRCISGTDLDGKIERSVYNKRKRKLLPYIEKIRETLSNNFSDFTDVFIVDSTPIEICKISRANRSAICATDEIKPSFGYCAAQKSRYFGYKLHAVCDKNGIFHSFDFSPANVHDVNYLNDIKENFQNCLLIGDRGYISKEIQMDLFNYSRINLSVPMRKNQHNFVEFSRTKSKIRKRIETNISQLCGQFTINTNFAKTFQGLATRIVSKITSFTMIQYLNFFVFKRSLNKLKINLC, encoded by the coding sequence ATGAACAATCTCATTCAAAATTACAATATTATTTTAAAAGAATTGACAAATACTTGTAAACATATAACTACAACCAAGCAAATTAGGCTTCCAAAAATGTCTGATTTGGAACTTGTGGCACTTAATGTTACTGCGGAATACATGTCAATTAACTCTGAATTACAGCTGTTTAGATGTATTTCAGGAACCGATTTGGACGGAAAAATTGAAAGAAGTGTCTATAATAAAAGAAAGAGAAAACTTTTACCTTACATTGAAAAGATCAGAGAAACTTTAAGCAACAATTTTTCGGATTTTACCGATGTATTTATTGTAGATTCAACGCCAATTGAAATATGCAAAATTAGTAGAGCAAATCGCTCGGCAATCTGCGCAACAGATGAAATTAAACCTTCTTTTGGATATTGTGCTGCACAGAAGTCAAGATATTTTGGTTATAAACTTCATGCAGTTTGCGACAAGAATGGAATCTTTCATTCTTTCGATTTTTCACCTGCAAACGTTCATGATGTTAATTACCTTAATGACATTAAAGAAAATTTTCAGAATTGCCTGTTAATAGGAGATAGAGGATATATCAGCAAAGAAATTCAAATGGATTTATTCAACTATTCTAGGATAAATCTTTCAGTCCCAATGCGCAAGAACCAGCATAATTTTGTGGAGTTTTCAAGAACAAAATCTAAAATCAGAAAACGTATTGAGACCAATATCTCGCAATTGTGCGGACAGTTCACAATCAACACCAACTTTGCAAAAACATTTCAAGGTTTAGCAACAAGAATAGTATCGAAAATAACTTCTTTTACGATGATTCAATACCTAAATTTCTTCGTATTTAAGAGAAGTTTGAACAAATTAAAAATTAATTTGTGCTAA
- a CDS encoding cation transporter: MNKTIFNITKMDCPSEEQLIRMKLQNFDTVKSLEFDIPNRKLNVYHSGNPEPIFSALETLNLNTTLISTEETNAVVETDTSNSQRKLLWTVLIINFVFFGLEMLFGIFSNSMGLVADSLDMLADTIVYALALFAVGGTIARKNNIAKFAGYFQILLAVIGFVEVIRRFIGIEAMPDFKTMIIVSVLALIANVLCLYLLQKNKSKEAHMQASMIFTSNDVIINSGVIVAGILVNWLNSSYPDLIIGAIVFVVVARGAYRILKLAK, from the coding sequence ATGAATAAAACCATATTTAATATAACAAAAATGGATTGCCCAAGTGAGGAGCAATTAATCCGTATGAAACTGCAAAACTTTGATACGGTAAAGTCATTGGAATTTGATATTCCCAATAGAAAACTAAATGTTTACCATAGTGGAAACCCAGAGCCGATTTTTTCGGCTTTGGAAACCTTGAACCTAAATACAACGCTGATTTCAACCGAAGAAACTAACGCAGTTGTTGAAACAGATACAAGCAATAGCCAACGGAAACTACTATGGACGGTATTGATTATCAATTTCGTTTTCTTTGGATTGGAAATGTTGTTCGGTATTTTTTCCAACTCAATGGGATTGGTAGCGGATAGCTTGGATATGCTTGCCGATACCATCGTTTACGCATTGGCTTTGTTTGCTGTTGGGGGTACGATTGCAAGAAAAAACAATATCGCCAAATTTGCAGGTTACTTTCAAATCCTGTTAGCCGTTATCGGTTTTGTTGAAGTTATCAGACGTTTTATCGGAATAGAAGCGATGCCCGATTTCAAAACAATGATTATTGTTTCTGTTTTGGCATTGATAGCAAACGTACTTTGTCTTTACCTGTTGCAAAAGAACAAAAGCAAAGAAGCACATATGCAGGCTTCGATGATTTTCACGTCAAACGATGTTATAATCAATTCGGGAGTTATCGTTGCGGGAATTTTGGTCAATTGGTTAAACTCGAGTTATCCCGATTTGATTATCGGAGCTATTGTATTTGTAGTTGTGGCAAGAGGGGCATATAGAATATTGAAATTGGCGAAATGA
- a CDS encoding IS4 family transposase → MDSKLTLFSQIISKINRGIFKKIVVEKKTDYRNKGFDSWNHLVSMLFCHFAKSTSVRDISNGLRSATGNLNHLGIKTAPSKSSISYQNGKRDADLFKDVYFKLLEQLGQHTKERRIKLKIKVPVYLLDSTLISLCLSLFDWATYRTKKGAVKMHTLLEYDGKLPVYVNITKGSVADNKGAENIPLEKGAVIVADRFYNDFPMLSIWDSKGVFFVIRHKENLKFETLQERELPPKGAQSILKDEEIVLSNPLSKEKYPKKLRRVAIWDNENKQTIEMISNNFSWAASTIAELYKQRWQIEIFFRDIKQLLHIKTFIGTSENAVKIQIWTALITILILKYLKSIAKYNWQLSNLVAFIRLNIFVKINLQFWLDKPFEQPPETPKNYYQGVLF, encoded by the coding sequence ATGGATTCAAAATTAACATTATTTTCCCAAATCATTTCAAAAATAAACCGAGGGATTTTCAAAAAAATAGTAGTTGAGAAGAAAACCGATTACCGAAATAAAGGATTTGATAGTTGGAACCACTTAGTTTCTATGCTTTTCTGTCATTTTGCCAAAAGCACTTCGGTTCGGGACATTTCCAACGGACTTCGCAGTGCCACAGGAAACCTGAATCATTTAGGGATAAAAACAGCACCTTCCAAATCTTCTATTAGCTACCAGAATGGAAAACGAGATGCAGATTTGTTTAAAGACGTGTATTTCAAACTATTAGAACAATTAGGACAGCACACGAAAGAAAGACGGATAAAACTCAAAATAAAAGTTCCTGTCTATTTATTAGATTCTACCCTTATTTCTCTATGCCTGTCTTTGTTCGATTGGGCAACATATCGAACTAAAAAAGGAGCCGTGAAAATGCATACCTTACTTGAATATGACGGGAAACTTCCTGTTTATGTGAATATTACCAAAGGAAGTGTTGCTGATAACAAGGGAGCGGAAAACATTCCTTTGGAAAAGGGAGCAGTCATTGTTGCAGACCGATTCTATAACGATTTTCCAATGCTCTCTATTTGGGACAGCAAAGGTGTTTTCTTCGTAATAAGACATAAAGAAAATCTGAAATTTGAAACTTTACAGGAACGAGAACTTCCACCAAAAGGAGCTCAAAGCATCCTAAAAGACGAAGAAATAGTACTCTCAAATCCTTTATCCAAAGAAAAATATCCAAAAAAATTAAGAAGAGTGGCTATTTGGGATAATGAAAACAAGCAAACCATTGAAATGATTTCCAATAATTTCTCTTGGGCTGCTTCTACCATAGCAGAATTATACAAGCAAAGATGGCAAATTGAGATCTTTTTTAGAGATATCAAGCAGTTGCTTCACATCAAAACCTTCATTGGAACTTCTGAAAATGCAGTGAAAATCCAAATTTGGACGGCACTTATCACTATTCTCATTCTGAAATACCTGAAATCCATCGCTAAATATAATTGGCAATTATCAAATCTGGTAGCTTTTATCCGATTGAATATTTTTGTTAAAATTAATCTTCAATTTTGGCTCGACAAACCATTTGAGCAACCGCCTGAAACCCCCAAAAACTATTATCAAGGGGTTCTTTTTTGA
- a CDS encoding toll/interleukin-1 receptor domain-containing protein produces the protein MSVKQYYDKVVRIEKEIADLQKKIADETKKEFDKQKNIDSVNRSINNSTSTSTLQSKQRQIQGYQSDILRIQSAKSDLHKKIATKTNNLVRAKQDLSKEENKEKDKLKKEQENFQKQQLAFQRDQANFQREQERLQSKLQTDISSQKEILTTLVNQIHSAKQEMKIEESKEYDFFISHATEDKETFVQPLAETLQKMNVKIWYDKFQMKIGDSLRKKIDEGLKSSKYGIVVLSRDFFKKNWTEYELNGLVAREMNGVKVILPIWHNVTRDEVLSFSPTLADKVALNTAIYSIEEIATELKKLIE, from the coding sequence ATGAGTGTAAAACAATACTACGACAAAGTTGTTCGAATCGAAAAAGAAATAGCTGATTTACAGAAAAAAATAGCCGATGAGACTAAAAAAGAATTTGACAAACAGAAAAACATAGATTCTGTAAATCGTTCAATAAATAACTCAACAAGTACTTCTACATTACAAAGCAAACAAAGACAAATTCAAGGATACCAATCTGATATTCTAAGAATTCAAAGTGCAAAAAGCGATTTGCATAAAAAAATTGCAACTAAAACAAATAATTTAGTTCGAGCTAAACAAGATTTATCTAAAGAAGAAAACAAAGAAAAAGATAAACTAAAAAAAGAACAAGAAAATTTTCAAAAACAACAACTTGCATTTCAAAGAGATCAAGCGAACTTTCAACGAGAACAAGAAAGACTACAATCAAAATTACAAACAGACATTTCAAGTCAAAAAGAAATATTAACCACTCTTGTAAATCAAATTCATTCAGCCAAACAAGAAATGAAAATTGAAGAAAGTAAAGAATATGATTTTTTCATATCACACGCAACAGAAGATAAAGAAACTTTTGTCCAACCTCTTGCTGAAACTTTACAAAAAATGAATGTAAAAATTTGGTACGATAAATTTCAAATGAAAATTGGAGACAGTCTACGAAAAAAAATAGATGAAGGTTTAAAATCATCAAAATATGGAATTGTAGTTTTATCAAGAGATTTTTTCAAAAAAAATTGGACTGAATATGAATTAAATGGATTAGTTGCAAGAGAAATGAATGGAGTAAAAGTCATACTTCCAATTTGGCATAACGTGACAAGAGATGAAGTTCTATCTTTTAGTCCAACATTAGCAGATAAAGTTGCTTTAAATACAGCAATTTATAGCATTGAAGAAATAGCAACTGAATTAAAAAAACTAATTGAATAA
- the merTP gene encoding mercuric transport protein MerTP has translation MKTDKKLIGAGLLTAIAASLCCITPVLALVAGTSGLASTFSWLEPFRPYFIGLTILVLGFAWYQKLKPKKQIDCNCETEEKPKFIQSKMFLGIVTAFAIVMLAFPYYSSIFYPKKEKQIKVVDKSNIQKVKFTISGMTCASCEEHVNHEVNKLTGIISSNASYENGNAIIEFDNSKTNISEIEKAINSTGYFVTDKKEN, from the coding sequence ATGAAAACAGACAAAAAACTAATCGGAGCAGGACTTTTAACAGCAATTGCAGCTTCATTGTGTTGTATTACTCCAGTCTTGGCTTTAGTAGCAGGAACAAGCGGACTTGCTTCTACTTTTTCTTGGCTCGAACCTTTCAGACCGTATTTTATCGGCTTGACAATTTTGGTTCTTGGTTTTGCTTGGTATCAAAAGTTGAAACCTAAAAAGCAAATTGACTGCAACTGTGAGACAGAAGAAAAACCAAAATTCATTCAGTCGAAAATGTTTTTAGGAATTGTAACAGCATTTGCAATCGTTATGCTTGCCTTTCCATACTATTCAAGCATTTTCTACCCAAAGAAAGAAAAGCAAATCAAAGTAGTGGACAAATCCAATATTCAAAAAGTAAAATTTACGATTAGCGGAATGACTTGTGCGAGTTGCGAAGAACACGTAAATCACGAAGTAAATAAATTGACAGGAATAATAAGTTCAAACGCTTCATATGAAAATGGAAATGCAATCATAGAATTTGACAACTCAAAAACAAATATTTCTGAAATCGAAAAAGCAATAAACTCAACAGGATATTTTGTAACCGACAAAAAAGAAAATTAA
- a CDS encoding ArsR/SmtB family transcription factor — MDNNSCIRQQADIKQINRCKNRVSELNGSFDYLSNGLELAGNNVRLKILFLLYEEKRLCVCDMSDILGMTISAISQHLRKLKDRKLIETEREAQTIFYSLTKEYEKMLKPFFKILDENKILETL; from the coding sequence ATGGACAACAATTCTTGCATACGACAACAAGCGGACATTAAACAAATAAATCGCTGTAAAAACCGAGTTTCAGAACTCAACGGCTCGTTTGACTATTTATCGAACGGACTTGAATTAGCGGGAAACAACGTAAGACTGAAAATTCTCTTTCTATTATATGAAGAAAAACGACTCTGTGTTTGTGATATGAGCGACATTCTTGGTATGACAATTTCGGCAATTTCACAACACTTGCGAAAACTCAAAGACCGAAAACTAATTGAAACCGAACGAGAAGCACAAACCATTTTTTACTCATTGACAAAAGAGTATGAAAAAATGCTGAAACCATTTTTTAAAATACTTGACGAAAACAAAATTTTAGAAACATTATGA
- a CDS encoding DMP19 family protein: MYEYFDKLPKIAGEEMPNQDFFNKLNRPQKVFYCMLVFNGDVDNGGVNQFFFNKPEFAFAVLETFEELKLPKLKNDYEKCLNELMGNADSYGKRKQIFNDENKSWEKRWKAFTDGYAEIKSAEKLEDYYYDKEFKKEYYKHVVEYIDKNIDKFTEK, translated from the coding sequence ATGTATGAATATTTTGATAAATTACCAAAAATTGCAGGAGAGGAAATGCCTAATCAAGATTTTTTCAATAAACTAAATCGGCCTCAAAAAGTCTTTTATTGTATGTTGGTTTTTAATGGAGACGTTGACAACGGCGGAGTTAACCAATTCTTTTTTAACAAACCTGAATTTGCTTTTGCTGTTTTAGAAACTTTTGAAGAATTAAAACTTCCAAAACTGAAAAATGATTATGAAAAATGCTTAAATGAACTAATGGGAAATGCTGACAGTTATGGAAAAAGAAAGCAAATTTTTAATGATGAAAATAAGTCTTGGGAAAAAAGATGGAAAGCATTCACAGATGGATATGCCGAAATTAAGTCGGCTGAAAAATTAGAAGATTATTATTACGACAAGGAATTTAAAAAAGAATATTATAAACACGTTGTAGAATATATTGACAAAAACATTGATAAATTCACAGAAAAATAA
- a CDS encoding M949_RS01915 family surface polysaccharide biosynthesis protein: MKQLIIILLAVFLFQSCGNETKNRQQTEPEKKLEDNSVLTSEIKKINPIILNVSELPNDIKYEGKIVNAIKWTDNLGENIVITTETGIYESKKFKHENDGGDAEIFAYHFIVENNNAKQTWKVYDYISDCPVDIVAEFINNTFQITDLDNNGVAEIWLMYKTVCHGDVSPSDMKIIMYEGQQKFAIRGENKVMHGIDDDGNEMYMGGEYKIDKAFSDGPKVFLDFAKKLWNKNIIETWKNKY; this comes from the coding sequence ATGAAACAACTAATCATAATACTTTTGGCAGTTTTTCTTTTCCAATCTTGTGGAAACGAAACCAAAAATCGCCAACAGACTGAACCTGAAAAAAAATTAGAAGATAACTCGGTTTTGACTTCTGAAATCAAAAAAATCAACCCTATTATACTTAACGTCAGTGAACTTCCTAACGATATAAAATATGAGGGAAAAATTGTAAATGCAATCAAGTGGACGGATAACTTGGGAGAAAACATTGTCATTACAACTGAAACAGGTATTTATGAGAGTAAAAAATTCAAACACGAAAATGACGGAGGAGATGCAGAAATTTTTGCCTATCATTTTATTGTAGAAAACAACAATGCTAAACAAACTTGGAAAGTTTATGACTACATAAGTGATTGTCCTGTTGATATTGTTGCTGAATTTATTAATAATACGTTTCAAATAACTGACCTTGACAATAATGGAGTTGCTGAAATATGGTTGATGTATAAAACTGTTTGCCACGGAGATGTAAGTCCTTCTGATATGAAAATCATAATGTATGAGGGACAGCAAAAATTTGCAATAAGAGGTGAAAATAAAGTTATGCACGGAATTGATGATGACGGAAATGAGATGTATATGGGAGGAGAATATAAAATTGACAAAGCCTTTTCTGATGGACCAAAAGTATTTTTAGATTTTGCAAAAAAACTTTGGAACAAAAATATAATTGAAACTTGGAAAAATAAGTATTGA
- a CDS encoding GDCCVxC domain-containing (seleno)protein: MEIKLQSTITCPNCGHKKEETMPTDACQYFYECEKCKQVLKPKQGDCCVYCSYGSVACPPIQQDKKCC, encoded by the coding sequence ATGGAAATCAAATTACAATCAACAATAACTTGCCCCAACTGCGGACATAAGAAAGAAGAAACAATGCCGACAGACGCTTGCCAATATTTTTACGAATGTGAAAAATGCAAACAAGTTCTAAAACCAAAACAAGGCGACTGCTGTGTTTATTGTAGCTACGGAAGTGTTGCTTGTCCACCAATTCAGCAGGACAAAAAATGTTGCTGA